The following are encoded together in the Salvia hispanica cultivar TCC Black 2014 chromosome 6, UniMelb_Shisp_WGS_1.0, whole genome shotgun sequence genome:
- the LOC125196926 gene encoding probable glycerol-3-phosphate dehydrogenase [NAD(+)] 1, cytosolic has translation MVGAAEGFSDGGNGLTNGAINVANGLSEEKIDEIRRLFGKSDGDPLRIVGVGAGAWGSVFAAMLQDAYGGFRDKVQIRIWRRAGRSVDRATAEHLFEVINSREEVLRRLLRRCAYLKYVEGRLGDRILYADEILKDGFCLNMIDTPLCPMKVVTNLQEAVWDADVVINGLPSTETREVFEEISRYWKERISVPVIISLAKGIEAELEPEPRIVTPTQMINRATGIPMENILYLGGPNIASEIYNKEYANARICGAEKWRKPLARFLRQPHFIVWDNGDLVTHEVMGGLKNVYAIGAGMVAALTNESATSKSVYFAHCTSEMIFITHLLAEEPERLAGPLLADTYVTLLKGRNAWYGQKLAKGEINLEMGDSIKGKGMIQGVSAVKAFYELLSQSRLNIMHPSEKTHIAPVELCPILQKLYKILIVRELACEGILQALRDETMNDPRERIEIAQRHAIYRPSLLMN, from the exons ATGGTGGGAGCTGCTGAGGGTTTTAGTGATGGTGGTAATGGTTTAACGAATGGGGCAATTAATGTGGCAAATGGTTTGTCAGAGGAGAAGATTGATGAAATCCGTCGTTTGTTTGGGAAATCTGACGGCGATCCGTTGAGGATTGTGGGGGTTGGGGCGGGGGCGTGGGGGAGTGTGTTTGCTGCAATGCTGCAAGACGCGTATGGGGGTTTCCGTGATAAGGTGCAGATTAGGATATGGAGGAGGGCAGGGAGGTCGGTTGATCGGGCCACGGCGGAGCATCTGTTTGAGGTGATCAATTCAAGGGAGGAGGTGCTGCGGAGGCTGCTCAGGCGGTGCGCGTATTTGAAGTACGTGGAGGGGAGGCTGGGTGATCGGATTCTGTACGCGGATGAGATTTTGAAAGATGGGTTTTGCTTGAATATGATTGACACCCCGCTTTGCCCTATGAAGGTTGTGACTAACTTGCAGGAGGCTGTGTGGGATGCTGATGTCGTTATCAATGGATTGCCGTCGACTGAGACGAGGGAGGTGTTTGAAGAGATTAGTAGGTATTGGAAGGAACGGATTAGTGTGCCGGTTATCATCTCTTTGGCGAAGGGTATTGAGGCGGAGTTGGAGCCAGAGCCTAGGATAGTTACTCCGACTCAGATGATTAATCGAGCTA CTGGGATTCCTATGGAAAATATTCTATATCTTGGAGGACCTAATATTGCATCGGAGATCTACAACAAAGAATATGCTAATGCTCGGATATGTGGAGctgaaaaatggagaaaacCACTGGCGAGGTTTCTTAGACAGCCGCATTTCATTGTTTGGGATAACGGTGACCTTGTTACTCATGAAGTTATGGGGGGTTTGAAAAACGTATATGCAATTGGAGCGG GGATGGTTGCAGCCCTAACTAACGAGAGTGCAACAAGCAAGTCTGTGTATTTTGCTCACTGCACATCAGAGATGATCTTTATCACCCATCTTTTGGCAGAGGAGCCTGAGAGGCTTGCAGGTCCTCTATTGGCTGATACTTATGTAACGTTGTTGAAGGGTCGTAACGCATGGTATGGTCAGAAGTTGGCTAAAGGTGAAATAAACCTTGAAATGGGAGACAGTATAAAAGGCAAGGGAATGATTCAG GGGGTTTCAGCCGTAAAAGCTTTCTATGAGCTGCTGAGTCAGTCTCGTTTAAATATCATGCACCCTAGTGAAAAGACGCACATTGCACCAGTAGAACTCTGTCCAATCTTGCAGAAACTGTACAAAATACTGATAGTGAG GGAGCTGGCATGTGAGGGGATTCTTCAAGCCTTGCGAGATGAAACCATGAACGACCCTCGAGAACGCATTGAGATCGCCCAGCGCCACGCCATCTACAGACCTTCTCTACTCATGAACTAA